A region from the Aliarcobacter thereius LMG 24486 genome encodes:
- the thiC gene encoding phosphomethylpyrimidine synthase ThiC, which yields MEKIKQFLEEHKNDSVRTQMYYAKQGIITPHMEYVAKVEKLEPEFIRSEIARGRLIIPSNVNHTNQVPMAIGLASSCKINANIGSSALASDVEGEIEKVNVCLKYGADTIMDLSTGGDLDMIRKAVINHSTVPIGTVPIYQILHDVKDKIEDLSIEKMLEVIQRQAEQGVSYFTIHAGFLLEFMPYIAKRKMGIVSRGGSLMAAWMMHYHKENPFYVAFDKILDICRKYDVSLSLGDSLRPGCLADASDEAQLRELKVLGDLTLRAWEKDVQVMIEGPGHVPLNQIERNMKIEREYCHEAPFYILGPLTTDIGAGYDHISSAIGAAVGGWHGASMLCYVTPKEHLGLPNAEDVRNGIIAYKIAAHSADIARNRKGARDIDDEMSDARYAFDWNKQFELALDPDRAREYHDETLPQDVFKEAEFCSMCGPKFCSYKITQKIMKEHGDKIA from the coding sequence ATGGAAAAGATTAAACAATTTTTAGAAGAGCATAAAAATGATAGTGTAAGAACACAAATGTATTATGCAAAGCAAGGAATTATAACTCCACATATGGAATATGTTGCAAAAGTTGAAAAACTTGAGCCAGAATTTATAAGAAGTGAAATAGCAAGAGGAAGATTAATTATTCCATCAAATGTTAATCATACAAATCAAGTACCAATGGCTATTGGATTAGCTTCAAGCTGTAAAATAAATGCAAATATTGGAAGCTCTGCATTGGCAAGTGATGTTGAAGGTGAGATAGAAAAAGTAAATGTTTGCTTAAAATATGGTGCAGATACAATAATGGATTTAAGTACGGGTGGAGATCTTGATATGATTAGAAAAGCTGTAATAAATCATTCAACAGTTCCAATTGGTACGGTTCCTATTTATCAGATTTTACATGATGTAAAAGATAAAATAGAGGATTTAAGTATAGAAAAAATGCTTGAAGTTATTCAAAGACAAGCAGAACAAGGTGTTTCATACTTTACTATTCATGCTGGATTCTTACTTGAATTTATGCCATATATTGCAAAAAGAAAGATGGGAATTGTTTCAAGAGGTGGAAGTTTGATGGCTGCTTGGATGATGCATTATCATAAAGAGAATCCTTTTTATGTAGCTTTTGACAAAATATTAGATATTTGTAGAAAATATGATGTATCTTTATCTTTAGGTGATAGCTTAAGACCTGGATGTTTAGCAGATGCAAGTGATGAAGCACAATTAAGAGAATTAAAAGTTCTTGGAGATTTAACTTTAAGAGCTTGGGAAAAAGATGTTCAAGTTATGATTGAAGGTCCTGGGCATGTTCCTTTAAATCAAATTGAAAGAAATATGAAAATAGAAAGAGAGTATTGCCACGAAGCACCATTTTATATTTTAGGACCACTTACAACTGATATTGGTGCTGGATATGATCATATTTCAAGTGCAATTGGAGCAGCTGTTGGTGGATGGCATGGAGCATCAATGCTTTGTTATGTTACACCAAAAGAGCATTTAGGTTTACCAAATGCAGAAGATGTAAGAAATGGAATTATTGCATATAAAATAGCAGCTCATAGTGCTGATATTGCAAGAAATAGAAAAGGTGCAAGAGATATAGATGATGAAATGAGTGATGCAAGATATGCTTTTGATTGGAATAAGCAGTTTGAACTAGCTTTAGATCCAGATAGAGCAAGAGAGTATCATGATGAAACATTACCTCAAGATGTATTTAAAGAAGCAGAGTTTTGTTCAATGTGTGGACCAAAGTTTTGTTCATATAAAATAACTCAAAAAATAATGAAAGAACACGGAGATAAAATAGCATAA
- the thiS gene encoding sulfur carrier protein ThiS, whose amino-acid sequence MVVNSKKETLKESLSLYDFLISKDYDLSKIAIELNKQIVSKKDYKNTILKDSDSLEIVWFVGGG is encoded by the coding sequence ATGGTAGTAAATTCAAAAAAAGAGACTTTAAAAGAGTCTCTTTCTTTATATGATTTTTTGATTTCAAAAGATTATGATTTGTCAAAAATTGCTATTGAACTAAACAAACAAATTGTTTCAAAAAAAGATTATAAAAATACTATTTTAAAAGATAGTGACAGTTTAGAAATAGTTTGGTTTGTTGGCGGTGGATGA
- the thiF gene encoding sulfur carrier protein ThiS adenylyltransferase ThiF: protein MKITLNGKEQSSLFKTAFELRDSINKNAMLILNGFCIDKDLALKDGDSVVLIEKGKMPSYDELESAMMSRHTPNVHKKLKASKVAIAGLGGLGSNIAVSLARIGVGQLLLVDFDIVEPSNLNRQSYYVRHLGMTKTEALKEQIKEINPFIEVLIKTIKVDEENIVELFEGYQIVCEAFDKADQKAMIVNGILEKLPNTTIIAASGLAGYDSSNLIQTRKAINNLYICGDLEAEAKIGNGLMAPRVQICAAHQANMVLRLLVGESDV from the coding sequence ATGAAAATTACTTTAAATGGTAAAGAGCAAAGTAGTTTATTTAAAACAGCATTTGAACTAAGGGATAGTATAAATAAAAATGCAATGCTTATTTTAAATGGTTTTTGTATTGATAAAGATCTTGCACTAAAAGATGGCGATTCTGTTGTTCTTATAGAAAAAGGTAAAATGCCATCTTATGATGAACTTGAAAGTGCGATGATGTCAAGACATACACCAAATGTTCATAAAAAATTAAAAGCAAGTAAAGTTGCTATTGCCGGACTTGGAGGACTTGGATCAAATATTGCAGTTTCTTTAGCAAGAATTGGTGTTGGACAACTCCTTTTAGTTGATTTTGATATTGTTGAACCTAGTAATTTAAATAGACAATCTTACTATGTAAGACATTTAGGTATGACAAAAACAGAAGCATTAAAAGAACAGATAAAAGAGATAAACCCTTTTATAGAAGTTCTTATAAAAACTATAAAAGTAGATGAGGAAAATATAGTTGAACTATTTGAAGGATATCAAATAGTTTGTGAAGCTTTTGATAAAGCAGATCAAAAAGCAATGATAGTAAATGGAATTTTAGAGAAATTACCAAATACAACAATAATTGCAGCTTCTGGACTTGCTGGATATGATAGTTCAAACTTAATACAAACAAGAAAAGCTATTAATAATCTTTACATTTGTGGAGATTTAGAAGCTGAAGCAAAAATAGGAAATGGACTTATGGCTCCAAGAGTTCAAATATGTGCTGCACATCAGGCAAATATGGTTTTAAGACTTCTTGTTGGAGAAAGTGATGTTTAA
- a CDS encoding thiazole synthase translates to MNDILKIGKYEFNSRFILGSGKFSLALLEAVIKEGDAEIITLALRRANAGGEENILDFIPKNIKLLPNTSGAKTAQEALRVARLGRELGCGDMVKLELICDSKYLLPDNSKTIEATRLLVEDGFTVLPYCYPDFYVAKELESAGAAAIMPLGSPIGSNRGLQTKDFIQILVDEIKVPIIVDAGIGKPSQACEAMEMGVDAVMLNTAIATAKDMVLMSRAFKNAIKAGRDAYLGGLGRVLDKAEASSPLTGFLGE, encoded by the coding sequence ATGAATGATATATTAAAAATAGGAAAATATGAGTTTAATTCAAGATTTATTTTAGGTTCTGGAAAATTCTCTTTAGCTCTTTTAGAAGCAGTTATAAAAGAGGGTGATGCTGAGATTATTACTCTTGCCTTAAGAAGAGCAAATGCTGGTGGAGAAGAGAATATTTTAGATTTTATTCCAAAAAATATAAAACTTCTACCAAATACTTCAGGTGCAAAAACTGCACAAGAAGCTTTAAGAGTTGCAAGATTAGGAAGAGAGTTAGGTTGTGGAGATATGGTAAAACTAGAGCTTATATGTGATTCAAAATATCTTTTACCTGATAATAGTAAAACAATAGAAGCTACAAGATTATTAGTTGAAGATGGCTTTACAGTTTTACCATATTGTTATCCTGATTTTTATGTTGCAAAAGAGCTTGAAAGTGCTGGAGCAGCTGCTATTATGCCTTTAGGTTCTCCTATTGGAAGTAATAGAGGACTTCAGACAAAAGATTTTATTCAAATTTTAGTAGATGAAATAAAAGTTCCAATTATTGTTGATGCAGGAATTGGAAAACCATCACAAGCATGTGAAGCCATGGAAATGGGAGTTGATGCAGTTATGCTTAATACAGCAATTGCAACAGCAAAAGATATGGTTTTGATGTCAAGAGCATTTAAAAATGCTATAAAAGCTGGAAGAGATGCATATTTAGGTGGATTAGGAAGAGTTTTAGATAAAGCAGAAGCTTCAAGTCCACTTACAGGGTTTTTAGGAGAGTAG
- the thiH gene encoding 2-iminoacetate synthase ThiH — MKTINHQLFYKEQNDIESDLEEFILQDVNNFDYTKYTKEDIQRVLEKDKLDIWDFGTLLSPKAEEFIEQMAQKAFVQTRKYFGNSISLFTPLYIANYCENECTYCGFKATNKIKRASLSLEEIEKEMMKISKSGLKEILLLTGEARRKTSVEYIASAVKIASKYFTTVGLEVYPINLDEYKYLHECGADFVSIYQETYNRAKYEGVHLWGSKRNYTYRLNAQERAIKAGFRGVAFGTLLGLDDFRKDAFATVCHAKYILQRYPDIEISFSVPRLRPYINNKNNSSNDVYEKQLLQVMLAYRLFMPFASITISTREAGFFRDNVVGLVSNKMSAGVSVAVGGYDDEKKGDEQFEISDERSLDEIRQMLISKDLQAVFTNHIRL, encoded by the coding sequence ATGAAAACTATAAATCATCAACTTTTTTATAAAGAGCAAAACGATATAGAATCAGATTTAGAAGAGTTTATTTTACAAGATGTGAATAATTTTGATTATACAAAGTATACAAAAGAAGATATACAAAGAGTTTTAGAAAAAGATAAATTAGATATTTGGGATTTTGGAACTTTATTATCTCCAAAAGCTGAAGAGTTTATTGAGCAAATGGCTCAAAAAGCCTTTGTACAGACTAGAAAATATTTTGGAAACTCAATCTCTCTTTTTACTCCTTTGTATATTGCAAATTATTGTGAGAATGAGTGTACTTATTGTGGTTTTAAAGCTACAAATAAGATAAAAAGAGCATCTTTAAGTCTTGAAGAGATAGAAAAAGAGATGATGAAAATCTCAAAAAGTGGATTAAAAGAGATTTTACTTTTAACAGGTGAAGCTAGAAGAAAAACAAGTGTTGAATATATAGCTAGTGCTGTGAAGATTGCTTCAAAATATTTCACAACAGTTGGACTTGAAGTTTATCCTATAAATTTAGACGAGTACAAATATCTTCATGAATGTGGAGCTGATTTTGTATCAATTTATCAAGAAACATATAATAGAGCAAAATATGAAGGTGTTCATCTTTGGGGTTCAAAAAGAAATTATACATATAGATTAAATGCACAAGAAAGAGCTATAAAAGCTGGATTTCGAGGAGTTGCATTTGGTACTCTTCTTGGACTTGATGATTTTAGAAAAGATGCTTTTGCAACAGTTTGTCATGCAAAGTATATTTTACAAAGATATCCTGATATTGAAATCTCTTTTTCTGTTCCTAGATTAAGACCATATATAAACAATAAAAACAATAGTTCAAACGATGTTTATGAGAAGCAATTATTGCAAGTAATGCTTGCTTATAGACTTTTTATGCCATTTGCAAGTATTACGATATCTACAAGAGAAGCAGGATTTTTTAGAGATAATGTTGTAGGACTTGTATCAAATAAAATGTCAGCAGGAGTAAGCGTGGCAGTTGGTGGATATGATGATGAAAAAAAAGGTGATGAGCAGTTCGAAATTTCAGATGAGAGAAGTTTAGATGAAATTAGACAAATGCTTATAAGTAAAGATTTACAAGCAGTATTTACAAATCATATAAGGTTGTAG
- a CDS encoding thiamine phosphate synthase, which produces MIVFVTSRNLCKDDFLNRIEKLCSSNPDILILREKDMDFGSYLFLAKKVKDICKKYEISFYINSKIDVAKKLGIKNIQIGFDDFLKYKRSLEDFENIIVSIHSLDEVKTLQNENIKYIIAGHIFETACKKGLEPRGLEFLKELCKNSQIPILGIGGIDKNNYKQVLENGAKGFCIMSEIMQTENPETVKQVYKN; this is translated from the coding sequence TTGATAGTTTTTGTTACAAGTAGAAATTTATGTAAAGATGATTTTCTAAATCGAATAGAGAAACTTTGTAGTTCAAACCCAGATATTTTGATATTAAGAGAGAAAGATATGGATTTTGGTTCATATCTTTTTTTGGCTAAAAAAGTTAAAGATATTTGTAAAAAATATGAAATAAGTTTTTATATAAATAGCAAAATAGATGTAGCAAAAAAGCTTGGTATTAAAAATATTCAAATAGGTTTTGATGATTTTTTAAAATATAAAAGAAGTTTAGAAGATTTTGAAAATATTATTGTATCTATTCATTCACTTGATGAAGTAAAAACTCTTCAAAATGAAAATATAAAATATATTATTGCAGGTCATATTTTTGAAACAGCTTGTAAAAAAGGTTTAGAGCCAAGAGGTTTAGAATTTTTAAAAGAACTTTGTAAAAATAGTCAAATACCAATTTTAGGAATAGGCGGAATAGATAAAAACAACTATAAACAAGTTTTAGAAAATGGTGCAAAAGGTTTTTGTATTATGAGTGAAATAATGCAAACAGAAAATCCAGAAACCGTAAAACAAGTTTATAAAAATTAA
- the thiD gene encoding bifunctional hydroxymethylpyrimidine kinase/phosphomethylpyrimidine kinase gives MKKVLTIAGSDCSGGAGIQADLKTFSSFGTFGMSVITSIVAENTFRVIEIQDIRVDMVEKQLIAIFEDIVPDAVKIGMLPSKEIMKCVADFLKKNDAKNIVIDPVMYAKNGSALMDIENIDTLIKEIIPLAYVLTPNIPEAEEIAKMKINNQEDMKEAAIKIHQMGCKNVLVKGGHSNEDVACDILYDGKEFYKFCVEKIDTKNTHGTGCTYSSAIASNLALGKKIEDALKISKDYITNAIKYSLDIGKGHGPTNHFYKFFK, from the coding sequence ATGAAAAAAGTTTTAACAATAGCTGGAAGTGATTGTAGTGGTGGAGCTGGAATACAGGCAGATTTAAAAACATTTAGTTCATTTGGAACATTTGGGATGAGTGTTATTACTTCAATTGTTGCTGAAAATACTTTTAGAGTAATAGAAATCCAAGATATAAGGGTTGATATGGTAGAAAAACAGCTTATTGCTATTTTTGAAGATATCGTTCCAGATGCAGTTAAAATAGGAATGCTTCCAAGTAAAGAGATTATGAAATGTGTAGCAGATTTTTTAAAAAAGAATGATGCAAAAAATATAGTTATAGATCCAGTTATGTATGCAAAAAATGGATCTGCTTTGATGGATATTGAGAATATTGATACTTTGATAAAAGAGATTATTCCATTAGCTTATGTATTAACTCCAAATATTCCTGAAGCTGAAGAGATAGCTAAAATGAAGATAAATAATCAAGAAGATATGAAAGAAGCTGCTATAAAGATTCATCAAATGGGTTGTAAAAATGTTCTTGTAAAAGGTGGTCACTCAAATGAAGATGTTGCTTGTGATATTTTGTATGATGGAAAAGAATTTTATAAATTTTGTGTAGAGAAGATTGATACAAAAAATACTCACGGAACAGGTTGTACATATTCATCTGCAATTGCTTCCAATCTTGCTTTAGGTAAAAAAATAGAAGATGCACTTAAAATATCGAAAGATTATATTACAAATGCAATAAAATACTCACTAGATATTGGTAAAGGACATGGACCTACGAACCATTTTTATAAATTTTTTAAATAA
- the rpsI gene encoding 30S ribosomal protein S9: protein MAKVYATGRRKTAIAKVWLENGNGQLTVNGQSLDQWLGGHESIKKRVMQPLQVAKQETSVNVIVKTLGGGYSAQADAARHGISRALVAYDEQFRTILKPYGLLTRDARSVERKKYGRKKARKSSQFSKR from the coding sequence ATGGCAAAAGTATATGCAACTGGAAGAAGAAAAACAGCAATAGCTAAAGTTTGGTTAGAGAATGGAAATGGACAATTAACTGTAAATGGACAATCTTTAGATCAATGGCTTGGTGGTCATGAGTCAATCAAAAAAAGAGTTATGCAACCATTACAAGTAGCTAAACAAGAAACTTCTGTAAATGTAATAGTAAAAACATTAGGTGGTGGATATTCTGCTCAAGCTGATGCTGCTAGACATGGAATTAGTAGAGCTTTAGTTGCTTATGATGAGCAATTCAGAACTATCTTAAAACCATATGGTTTATTAACAAGAGATGCAAGATCTGTTGAAAGAAAAAAATACGGAAGAAAAAAAGCGAGAAAATCTTCTCAATTCTCAAAAAGATAA
- the rplM gene encoding 50S ribosomal protein L13, translated as MKFTQMAKANEIQRDWIVVDAEGKIFGRIITEVATILRGKNKPCYTPNVDCGDYVVIINASKAKFSGNKLEDKNYYTHSGYFGSTKTHKMSDMIEKNPEKLYKLATRGMLPKTTLGKAMLKKLKVYAGSEHPHTAQIKG; from the coding sequence ATGAAATTTACTCAAATGGCAAAAGCCAATGAAATTCAAAGAGATTGGATTGTAGTTGATGCAGAAGGTAAAATATTCGGAAGAATCATAACTGAAGTTGCAACAATTTTAAGAGGTAAAAATAAACCTTGCTATACTCCAAATGTTGATTGTGGAGATTATGTTGTAATAATCAATGCAAGTAAAGCTAAATTTTCTGGTAATAAATTAGAAGATAAAAATTACTATACTCACTCAGGTTATTTTGGAAGTACAAAAACTCACAAAATGTCTGATATGATTGAGAAGAACCCAGAAAAACTGTACAAATTAGCTACTAGAGGTATGCTTCCAAAAACTACTCTTGGTAAAGCTATGTTAAAAAAATTAAAAGTATATGCAGGAAGTGAACACCCTCATACTGCTCAAATTAAAGGATAA
- the prfA gene encoding peptide chain release factor 1, with translation MLKDKLQPFIARFEEITNLLMSPDISSNIKRMTSLSKEQSNIEPIVEKAKEYIKVLNDIEENRLMLDDPELGDLAKEELKELDLKKPQLEEEIKFLMIPKDPNDDRNIYLELRAGTGGDEAALFVADLFRGYLRYAENNDWKVEIMSSSDSEAGGYKELVFLVKGDHVYSKLKFEGGTHRVQRVPATESQGRVHTSAITVAVMPEVDDVEVEISESDLKIDVMRASGNGGQSVNTTDSAVRITHIPSGIVVTNQDQKSQHKNKERAMKVLKAKLYEIEMEKKMEAEGANRKEQVGTGDRSGRIRTYNFPQNRISDHRINLTLYRLDSILEDGLFDEVIDPLIADHQSKLIEANGL, from the coding sequence ATGTTAAAAGATAAACTTCAACCATTTATTGCTAGATTTGAGGAAATAACAAATCTTTTGATGTCTCCTGACATATCTAGTAATATAAAAAGAATGACTTCGCTTTCTAAAGAGCAGTCAAATATTGAACCAATAGTAGAAAAAGCAAAAGAATATATAAAAGTTCTTAATGACATTGAAGAAAACAGACTTATGCTTGATGATCCTGAATTAGGAGATTTAGCAAAAGAAGAGTTAAAAGAGCTGGATTTAAAAAAACCTCAATTAGAAGAAGAGATAAAGTTTCTAATGATTCCAAAAGATCCAAATGATGATAGAAATATCTATTTGGAGCTAAGAGCTGGAACAGGAGGAGATGAAGCAGCGCTTTTTGTTGCTGATCTGTTCAGAGGATATTTAAGATATGCCGAGAATAATGATTGGAAAGTTGAGATTATGAGCTCAAGTGATAGTGAAGCTGGTGGTTACAAAGAACTTGTTTTTCTTGTAAAAGGTGATCACGTATATTCTAAACTAAAATTTGAAGGTGGAACTCATAGAGTTCAAAGAGTTCCTGCAACTGAATCTCAAGGAAGAGTTCACACATCAGCTATTACTGTTGCTGTTATGCCTGAAGTTGATGATGTTGAAGTAGAAATAAGTGAAAGTGATCTAAAAATTGATGTTATGAGAGCTAGTGGAAATGGTGGTCAATCTGTAAATACAACAGATTCAGCTGTTAGAATTACTCACATTCCGTCTGGTATTGTTGTAACAAACCAAGATCAAAAATCACAACATAAAAATAAAGAAAGAGCCATGAAAGTTTTAAAAGCAAAGCTTTATGAAATTGAAATGGAAAAGAAAATGGAAGCTGAAGGTGCCAATAGAAAAGAACAAGTTGGAACTGGAGATAGAAGTGGAAGAATTAGAACTTATAATTTCCCACAAAATAGAATAAGCGACCACAGAATCAATCTAACTTTATATAGATTAGATAGCATTTTAGAAGATGGTTTGTTTGATGAAGTAATTGATCCTCTTATTGCTGATCATCAATCAAAACTTATAGAAGCTAACGGTCTATAA
- the rpsT gene encoding 30S ribosomal protein S20, with amino-acid sequence MANHKSSEKRARQTIVKTIRNRFFKTRIKNITKEVLVAVESADKEKAVEAMKVANKYLHHCVSKGILAKGTAARKVSRLQLKVNAI; translated from the coding sequence ATGGCAAATCATAAATCTTCTGAAAAAAGAGCTAGACAAACAATAGTAAAAACTATTAGAAATAGATTTTTCAAAACAAGAATTAAAAACATAACTAAAGAAGTATTAGTTGCAGTTGAAAGTGCTGACAAAGAAAAAGCTGTTGAAGCTATGAAAGTTGCAAACAAATACTTACACCACTGTGTTTCTAAAGGTATTTTAGCAAAAGGAACAGCAGCTAGAAAAGTAAGCAGACTTCAATTAAAAGTTAATGCAATATAA
- the glmM gene encoding phosphoglucosamine mutase, whose translation MKLFGTDGVRGKAGDFLDVITVIKLAQAAGIHFRKHSTTNKILVGKDTRRSGYMIENALVSGLTSVGYNVIQIGPMPTPAIAYLTESMRCDAGIMISASHNPFEDNGIKFFDNHGDKLSVEAEKSIENIFNNNEQLQSNQATGKEIGSSKRIDDVIGRYIVSIKSSFPKDLTLKGLRIVLDCANGAAYKVAPTILEELGADVITINNKPNGFNINDNCGAMHPENVAKLVSEYRADIGLALDGDADRLVVVDEKGEIVDGDKLIGALSVYLKDEKLLKNDTCVATVMSNKALEDYLNLHKIKLLRSNVGDKYVLELMKENSSNFGGEQSGHIIFSDAAKTGDGLASALQVLALIIKSKKSASEALNPFTLYPQILHNMKVSEKIPLDNIKGLEELLKQIREKGIRDLIRYSGTENKIRLLLEGKSKKDVEDSMEKLIEFFKKAL comes from the coding sequence ATGAAACTATTTGGAACAGATGGGGTACGAGGAAAAGCTGGGGATTTTTTAGATGTTATAACTGTTATAAAATTAGCTCAAGCTGCTGGAATTCACTTTAGAAAACATTCAACTACAAACAAAATACTTGTAGGAAAAGATACTAGAAGAAGTGGATATATGATTGAAAATGCACTTGTTAGTGGGCTTACATCAGTTGGTTATAATGTGATTCAAATTGGACCAATGCCAACTCCTGCAATTGCATATTTAACTGAAAGTATGAGATGTGATGCTGGAATTATGATAAGTGCTTCACACAATCCTTTTGAAGATAATGGAATTAAATTTTTTGATAACCATGGAGATAAACTAAGTGTAGAAGCTGAAAAATCTATTGAAAATATCTTTAATAATAATGAACAACTTCAATCAAATCAAGCAACAGGAAAAGAGATTGGTTCTTCAAAAAGAATTGATGATGTTATTGGAAGATATATTGTTTCAATTAAGAGTTCTTTTCCGAAAGATTTAACATTAAAAGGGCTTAGAATTGTACTTGATTGTGCAAATGGTGCAGCATATAAAGTTGCTCCTACAATTTTAGAAGAGCTTGGTGCTGATGTTATTACAATTAACAATAAACCAAATGGATTCAATATAAATGATAATTGTGGAGCAATGCATCCAGAAAATGTTGCAAAACTAGTTTCTGAATATAGAGCTGATATTGGTCTTGCTTTAGATGGAGATGCTGATAGACTAGTTGTTGTTGATGAAAAAGGTGAAATTGTTGATGGAGATAAATTAATTGGAGCTTTAAGTGTATATTTAAAAGATGAAAAGCTTCTAAAAAATGATACTTGTGTTGCAACAGTTATGTCAAATAAAGCTTTAGAAGATTATTTAAATTTACATAAAATAAAACTATTAAGAAGCAATGTTGGAGACAAATATGTTCTTGAACTTATGAAAGAAAATTCTTCAAACTTTGGTGGAGAACAAAGTGGACATATAATTTTTTCAGATGCTGCAAAAACAGGAGATGGTTTGGCATCAGCACTTCAAGTTTTGGCATTGATTATAAAATCAAAAAAGAGTGCAAGTGAAGCTTTAAATCCATTTACTTTATATCCACAAATCTTACACAATATGAAAGTTAGTGAAAAAATTCCTTTGGATAATATTAAAGGATTAGAAGAACTTTTAAAACAAATTAGAGAAAAAGGAATTAGAGATTTAATTAGATACTCTGGAACAGAGAACAAAATAAGACTTTTACTTGAAGGTAAAAGTAAAAAAGATGTAGAAGATTCAATGGAAAAACTTATTGAGTTTTTTAAAAAAGCTCTATAA
- the lspA gene encoding signal peptidase II yields MNRKLKLAMIIFIVIFIVDQIIKYGFANLGWDANGSVMSLKLAYNYGVAFSMFAFLDEYLKYIQLVLVIAGTVYLLLNRDIFYKYYFSIALLYAGGLSNILDRFTYGAVVDYFYWHYLFEFAIFNFADVMINLSVAIIIFIQIKDAKAEKKLKSQKDKA; encoded by the coding sequence ATGAATAGAAAATTAAAATTAGCAATGATTATTTTCATTGTTATATTTATTGTAGATCAAATCATAAAGTATGGTTTTGCAAATTTAGGTTGGGATGCAAACGGAAGTGTAATGAGCTTGAAACTTGCATATAATTATGGAGTTGCATTTTCAATGTTTGCATTTTTAGATGAATATCTAAAATATATACAGCTTGTTTTAGTAATAGCTGGAACTGTTTATCTACTTTTAAATAGAGATATTTTTTATAAATACTATTTCTCAATAGCTTTACTATATGCAGGTGGATTATCAAATATTTTAGATAGATTTACATATGGTGCTGTTGTTGATTATTTTTATTGGCACTATTTATTTGAGTTTGCAATTTTTAATTTTGCAGATGTGATGATAAATTTATCAGTTGCAATAATCATATTTATTCAAATAAAAGATGCAAAAGCAGAAAAAAAGCTAAAAAGTCAAAAAGATAAAGCTTAA